In one Chryseobacterium camelliae genomic region, the following are encoded:
- the mtaB gene encoding tRNA (N(6)-L-threonylcarbamoyladenosine(37)-C(2))-methylthiotransferase MtaB, with product MSTFQRTAAFHTLGCKLNFAETSTIARQLTDAGYDKVNFDEKANIYVINTCSVTENADRECKLHVKRAMKANPEGLVVIVGCYAQLKPEEISQIEGVDLVLGAKEKFNILSYLDDLEKSESEGIVHSCEIEETDFFIGSYSIGDRTRAFLKVQDGCDYKCTYCTIPLARGISRSDTIENVLKNAKEIAERDIKEIVLTGVNIGDYGKGEFGNKKHEHTFLDLISELDQIEGIERIRISSIEPNLLKDESIELVSKSKSFVPHFHIPLQSGSDDLLKKMKRRYLTKLYNDRVNKIREVMPDAAIGVDVIVGFPGETEERFMETYNFLNELPITYLHVFTYSERENTEAAEMEDVVPIPERKKRNKMLRILSEKKKMAFYQTQLGKTLPVLWEHENKDGKMFGFTENYVRVQKDFDQASVNQIEFLNLEKILSDGTVSVQSSYESFLAKA from the coding sequence ATGTCAACTTTTCAGAGAACTGCCGCATTTCACACCCTTGGCTGCAAATTAAATTTTGCGGAGACATCTACTATTGCCCGTCAATTAACAGATGCAGGTTATGATAAGGTGAACTTTGATGAAAAAGCGAATATTTATGTAATCAATACGTGTTCCGTAACGGAAAACGCTGATCGTGAGTGTAAACTCCATGTGAAAAGAGCCATGAAAGCCAATCCTGAAGGTTTGGTGGTGATTGTTGGGTGTTACGCTCAATTAAAACCTGAAGAAATTTCACAGATCGAAGGTGTTGATTTGGTTTTAGGAGCCAAAGAAAAATTCAATATCTTAAGCTACCTTGATGATTTGGAGAAATCTGAAAGTGAAGGGATCGTACATTCTTGTGAAATTGAAGAAACCGACTTCTTTATCGGTAGTTATTCCATTGGAGACAGAACCAGAGCTTTCCTGAAAGTTCAGGACGGCTGTGATTATAAATGTACCTACTGTACAATTCCTTTAGCAAGAGGGATTTCTCGTTCAGACACCATTGAAAATGTTCTGAAAAATGCTAAAGAAATTGCAGAAAGAGACATCAAGGAAATTGTGCTGACCGGTGTTAATATTGGAGATTACGGTAAAGGTGAATTCGGGAACAAAAAACACGAACATACTTTTCTGGATTTAATTTCAGAGCTTGACCAGATTGAAGGAATCGAAAGGATCCGTATTTCTTCCATTGAGCCCAATCTTTTAAAAGATGAAAGTATCGAGCTGGTTTCCAAAAGCAAAAGCTTTGTTCCGCATTTCCACATTCCTTTACAGTCGGGAAGCGATGATTTATTGAAAAAAATGAAGCGTCGTTATTTGACGAAGCTTTATAATGACAGAGTGAACAAAATCCGCGAGGTAATGCCTGATGCGGCTATTGGTGTTGATGTAATCGTTGGTTTCCCTGGTGAAACCGAAGAAAGATTCATGGAAACCTATAATTTCCTGAACGAGCTTCCGATTACTTATCTTCACGTATTTACCTATTCTGAAAGAGAAAATACTGAGGCTGCGGAAATGGAAGATGTTGTTCCGATTCCTGAAAGAAAAAAACGCAACAAAATGCTAAGAATTTTATCTGAAAAGAAAAAGATGGCATTTTACCAAACCCAGCTTGGAAAGACTCTTCCAGTGCTTTGGGAACACGAAAATAAAGACGGAAAAATGTTTGGCTTCACAGAAAATTATGTGAGAGTTCAAAAAGACTTTGACCAGGCATCCGTAAATCAAATCGAATTTCTAAATTTAGAAAAAATCCTGTCAGATGGCACGGTTTCTGTGCAATCTTCTTACGAAAGTTTTTTAGCAAAAGCATAG
- a CDS encoding FMN-binding glutamate synthase family protein — translation MRDKFLSWGIVLVIATWIVAILIKAHYWIPTLLSAIYALGVYNAYQSKHAILRNFPVLGYFRYFFESISPEMQQYFIERETDGKPFPRNQRSAVYRRAKNLSDTVAFGTQLEVNHRKYEGIKHSIYAKSPKEELPRVWVGGEQCTQPYHASLFNISAMSFGALSDRAQISLNRGAKKGNFYHNTGEGGISPYHLEGGDLCWQIGTGYFGCRDEEGKFNPELFKKYSTMPNVKMVEIKLSQGAKPGHGGVLPGVKNTVEIAKIRHVTPGVTVISPPSHSSFSDAAGLLKFVQQLRELSGGKPVGFKLCIGDTKEFEDICVQMNVLKIYPDFITIDGAEGGTGAAPPEFSDGVGMPLEPALIFVNRTLKNYNLRDKLRVIASGKVLTSLDILRAIAMGADMCNNARGFMFSLGCIQALRCNSNNCPTGVATQDKMLIKGLDVTDKAERVYHFHKNTLHTCNELIAAAGRSSYEEVDATMFMRGDEFDHLADLYFPDILGNVKQKARS, via the coding sequence ATGAGAGATAAGTTTTTATCTTGGGGAATTGTATTAGTTATTGCTACATGGATTGTTGCAATACTAATAAAAGCACACTATTGGATACCGACACTGCTATCCGCAATTTATGCATTGGGAGTTTACAATGCCTATCAGTCAAAACACGCTATTTTAAGGAATTTTCCTGTGTTGGGTTATTTTAGATACTTTTTTGAAAGTATTTCACCCGAAATGCAGCAGTATTTTATTGAGAGGGAAACCGACGGGAAACCTTTTCCTAGGAATCAGCGTTCTGCAGTGTATAGAAGAGCCAAAAACTTAAGCGATACGGTAGCTTTTGGGACGCAACTTGAAGTTAATCATCGAAAATATGAGGGAATTAAACATTCTATTTATGCTAAATCTCCAAAAGAAGAGCTTCCACGAGTTTGGGTAGGAGGAGAGCAATGCACGCAGCCTTATCATGCTTCGTTATTTAATATTTCGGCAATGAGTTTTGGGGCATTAAGCGACAGGGCGCAGATTTCTTTGAACAGAGGAGCAAAAAAAGGTAATTTTTACCATAACACAGGGGAAGGTGGAATTTCCCCATATCATTTGGAAGGTGGAGATCTTTGCTGGCAAATAGGAACAGGGTATTTCGGATGCCGTGACGAAGAGGGGAAATTTAACCCCGAATTATTTAAAAAATATTCAACGATGCCTAATGTGAAAATGGTTGAAATAAAATTATCCCAAGGTGCAAAACCCGGTCATGGAGGAGTTTTGCCAGGGGTTAAAAATACAGTTGAGATTGCAAAAATTCGTCACGTCACACCAGGAGTTACGGTAATTTCACCACCTTCACACAGTTCTTTTTCTGATGCGGCTGGCTTGTTGAAATTCGTACAGCAATTGAGAGAACTTTCAGGAGGAAAACCTGTTGGATTTAAATTGTGTATTGGTGATACCAAAGAATTTGAAGATATCTGTGTACAGATGAATGTCTTGAAAATTTATCCAGATTTTATTACGATTGATGGAGCAGAAGGAGGAACAGGAGCAGCGCCGCCGGAATTTTCAGATGGGGTTGGAATGCCTTTAGAACCGGCTTTAATCTTTGTTAATCGAACTCTTAAGAATTATAATTTAAGAGATAAATTAAGAGTGATTGCCAGCGGAAAGGTCTTAACAAGCCTTGATATTTTAAGAGCGATTGCAATGGGAGCGGATATGTGTAATAATGCAAGAGGGTTTATGTTCTCTTTAGGCTGTATTCAGGCTTTGAGATGTAATTCGAATAATTGCCCGACTGGTGTTGCTACACAGGATAAAATGTTAATTAAAGGACTTGATGTGACGGATAAAGCGGAAAGGGTATATCATTTTCATAAAAACACGCTTCATACTTGTAACGAATTAATAGCTGCTGCCGGAAGAAGTTCTTATGAAGAGGTGGATGCAACGATGTTTATGAGAGGTGATGAATTTGATCATCTGGCAGATTTGTATTTCCCTGATATTTTAGGAAATGTGAAGCAGAAAGCAAGGTCTTAG
- a CDS encoding RNA-binding S4 domain-containing protein, whose product MRIDKFLWSIRFYKTRTVATEEIKKNRVSIGESVVKSSKEVKEGDVIKIRKNQIDYKIKVIQIPKSRIGAKLVPLHIKDVTDKEQYELLKMRKMSQDYYRNKGEGRPTKKDRRDMDDYVENDVTSDFTDWDEFFGEIEDDSEKG is encoded by the coding sequence ATGAGAATAGATAAATTTTTATGGAGCATTCGTTTTTATAAGACCAGAACCGTTGCTACTGAGGAGATTAAAAAAAACAGGGTTTCTATTGGTGAGTCGGTGGTGAAGTCTTCTAAAGAAGTGAAGGAGGGCGATGTGATTAAGATCCGTAAAAATCAGATTGATTATAAAATTAAAGTCATTCAAATTCCTAAAAGCAGAATAGGAGCGAAGCTGGTGCCACTTCATATAAAGGATGTGACGGATAAAGAGCAGTATGAATTGTTAAAAATGCGTAAAATGTCACAGGATTATTACCGAAATAAAGGAGAGGGCAGGCCTACAAAAAAAGATCGCCGTGATATGGATGACTATGTAGAAAATGATGTAACCTCAGATTTTACAGATTGGGATGAATTTTTTGGGGAAATTGAGGATGATTCGGAAAAAGGTTAA
- a CDS encoding shikimate kinase, translating to MIISLVGYMGSGKSHISKILSEKTNFKLIDLDKEISRRNKLTISEIFDKKGEIYFRKLEREVLEEILASEENVILSLGGGTPVYYNNMEIINHSSKSVFLRASVATLSERLLKQKEKRPLIANISDENLPEFIAKHLFERNTFYNKAQINVVTDAREPKDIVDEILEKLYL from the coding sequence ATGATAATTTCACTCGTTGGATACATGGGGAGTGGCAAATCTCACATTTCCAAAATATTAAGCGAAAAAACAAATTTTAAATTAATTGACCTCGACAAAGAGATTTCCAGAAGAAATAAATTAACGATCTCTGAAATCTTTGATAAAAAGGGAGAAATTTACTTTAGAAAACTGGAAAGAGAAGTGCTGGAAGAAATTTTAGCATCTGAAGAAAACGTCATTTTGAGTCTTGGCGGAGGAACTCCCGTTTATTACAACAACATGGAAATTATTAATCACAGCTCAAAAAGCGTTTTTTTAAGAGCTTCTGTTGCCACCTTATCGGAAAGACTTTTAAAACAAAAGGAAAAACGTCCCCTGATTGCCAATATTTCTGATGAAAATCTCCCCGAATTTATTGCTAAGCATCTCTTTGAAAGAAATACTTTTTATAATAAAGCCCAAATCAATGTAGTTACAGACGCCAGAGAACCTAAAGATATTGTCGATGAAATACTGGAAAAGCTCTATCTCTAG
- the panC gene encoding pantoate--beta-alanine ligase has product MEVLKNKKTLQDFIERQKEMGKKIGFAPTMGALHNGHLSLYEEARKENDLVISSIFVNPTQFNNPEDLEKYPRDISRDILILKNSGLVDAVYTPEVADIYPEKTESQHYDFDGLENEMEGKSRPGHFDGVGTVVEELFRQIQPDNAYFGEKDFQQLAIIKKMVEKRKLPIKIKGVPIYRASNGLALSSRNQRLHEDRKEAAKIIYDTLKKVNSWFKEITIAEIKDKVQDIFDHQQGMQLEYFLIADEETLKETDSFQKDRNFRAFIVVVVDGVRLIDNMHLD; this is encoded by the coding sequence ATGGAAGTTTTAAAAAATAAAAAAACACTTCAGGATTTCATTGAGAGACAGAAAGAAATGGGAAAAAAAATAGGCTTTGCTCCAACGATGGGCGCATTGCACAACGGACACCTTTCTCTTTATGAAGAAGCCCGAAAAGAAAACGACCTTGTCATTTCTTCAATTTTCGTAAATCCCACTCAGTTCAACAACCCTGAAGACTTAGAAAAATACCCCAGAGATATCAGCCGAGATATTTTAATTCTAAAAAATTCAGGATTGGTAGATGCTGTTTACACTCCTGAAGTGGCAGATATCTACCCTGAAAAAACAGAAAGCCAGCACTATGATTTCGACGGATTAGAAAACGAAATGGAAGGAAAATCACGTCCGGGACATTTCGACGGGGTCGGAACGGTTGTAGAAGAGCTTTTCAGACAGATACAACCCGACAATGCTTATTTCGGGGAAAAAGACTTCCAGCAATTAGCCATTATTAAGAAAATGGTTGAAAAGAGAAAGCTGCCCATTAAAATAAAAGGAGTTCCCATTTACAGAGCCAGCAATGGCTTAGCATTAAGTTCCAGAAACCAAAGACTCCATGAGGACAGAAAAGAAGCAGCCAAAATCATTTACGACACATTAAAAAAGGTAAATAGCTGGTTTAAAGAAATCACCATAGCAGAAATCAAAGATAAAGTGCAGGACATCTTCGATCACCAACAAGGTATGCAACTCGAATATTTTCTAATTGCAGACGAAGAAACTTTAAAAGAAACCGATTCTTTTCAGAAAGACAGAAACTTCAGGGCTTTTATTGTAGTTGTTGTGGATGGAGTAAGATTAATTGACAATATGCATTTAGATTAA